tatccacactcttttttttaagtgaaaaaatacatacactttctgGTAACTAGAATAATAAGCAAACTTCCTCCTGAACAGCAATGGGAGAAGGATATCTGCCCAATTAGCAGAAAATACATGGCAAGTGGCGGCAACACTTCAAACTAAACCTAGGCCCTAGAATGAATGCAATGAATCATACTAACAACATTAAAGACAGAATAACAACCTGCATCCAAGGACCCCCTCAGAATTTCCAAACATGTGTAGAAACCCTTAGTTTTAGGAAGCAAAACATTCTTCAATACAGGTAATCCATTTTCAGCTGCAAACTTTTGATTCCTTTTGCACTTTTGTTCACTGAGAAAAGGCAAGAAATTTCATTAGATACAAGTATGACGATGGTCCATTGTATTTACAATTCAACTGTACCAACAAACCATGCTAAGGGTTAAAAGATGTAGATAGCATTCGTCAAACATAATCAATAAATGGACGCCATGACTTCCACATATCTTTCACAATTCTGTATTTGCTATCCAAAATCTGGTGTAATATCAGTTGCATCAATCAGGATATAAGGttgcttaaaaataataaaacaaaaggTAACATTTGCTTTTAGAAGGATGCATATACAAAGAACAAGGTACATAACTCGAGTAAGAGAACAGGGAATAAGAACTCACGTAAAATCAGTTCCTTCTGGGAAAACAGCAAGCCACAAGGGATCCAAAGGATTAGCAAAAGTCGAAAGCATTTCACGCAAAATTGGCTCATCAATTTCCCACTTTCTCTCCACTGGGATGAACTCCAGAATATGAAAACCCCAACCAAAGATGGGTAGTTTCATTAAACTGCTCTTCAGGACATATTTGATGTAGCCCAAGCACCCCTTTCGCAAAGCAAGATCCCACATATACATCCAATCAACCTCAGTTCTATGGTTGGCAATAAGTACAACACGTTCCATTGGTGGAACAGTTTCCCCAGAAAAGAtaacttttgttttgttaacCTTCTCAAATAGGAAGGGCCACAAAGACAGCCAAAGACCAAAAAGGAGAGATGTTGTCTTTCTACTCAAATGTATGCTTAAAAAGCGCAACAAGACTGCTGCAATAGGCCCAAAATATACTAGAAACATAAAAGCTGTAGAAAGAAGAAGCACTAAACATATCAAACCCCTAAAAATCCTAAAAGGAGTCAACTTGCGATGCTTTAAACCATCATTAGAATTGAGGGCTGGGCAAACTTCCATATTCGCCAACAAACACTTCAAGCTTCAAAGCTTACTCCTCGTAGCTCCTACAAAACATTAAGCAAGATGATACATATCTTAgttatttgggtaaaaaggtGATGTTTCTTGGTATGAAAACCAAGAAGGAATGAAACCCTCCACCCCCCAAGTATGCAGGATTCTCCACAACTAGCTATATTAAACCAGAGATATGATGTGATGAGTGTTACCGACAGACAAAAAATGGCCATTAATGACCATTGGGAATAGTCGTATGTCTGTACTATTCTAAACATAGACAAGCGGCTTGAAATAACAATAGTTGAGGTAATACTATAAGTATCGCAAACAGGACAGATTGTGGCCGTCATAAGAACACAAACttatacaacaacaacagaacccatgtagtccccaatcattgggggtatgggcgggggaggatgTGAGACAGACCTAatctttggcaatatgcacaaagtggatGCTTTCAAAACATCattgaaacagtggcccccctatacctgttttacTGCGGAACCATGCCCTCAAATGAAAGAACACAAACTTATGCCAAACAGAATTTAGCTGGtctaaatatttcaattttaacAAAGCTATACAGTAGACTCTGTAATGACCACCAATATGAGAGATCTTGGCCCAATAAAGGAATAAATAATCCTTTGCCAACTGAGACACACAGTAATCACATGTTAAGCCCCTGTAAAGCTACCTGATTGGAAAGAGTCAATGATAGAATGGCCAGTCCACACAACCTAGAAATTTCTCGACCTCCTAGAGAAtagatttccaaaaaaattccagCAATTTCTATAagcaaccaaacacacaaaacttcaagaaaacaaaagcagaaTCAAATCGACGGCACTTGGGTCCCACATGGATGGAGCCCACACATCGATGTATGGATCTGCGCACATTTTTTCATATCATTATTGTGCACAATATTCCTCATCAACAGATTCATTACTATCTACTAATCAATTTCAAAAGTCAAGACCAGAATTAACCTCCTCTTTCTGAATGAGACATTGCACAttaaaaaagcaacaaaaatacACCCAACCGAATGATACATTCTCGGTACGCCAGCCGATTCATTTCTCAACCtctcagattcaaaaaaaaaaaaaaagaagaagaagaagaagaagaagaaaaaaagaatgacgGCAATATCTAAGCAACCAAACAGAGAAGGCAGCGTGGAATCAGGTTTAACAAATCCAGACAAAAATACATAAGCATGTATAGATACATTTGCAGGAGGAAAACAACGTCATTTGTACCTGTATTTGAAGTCGGAGTCTAATCTCGTaaatctggagagagagagagagagagagagagagagagagagagagagcggttACATTTCCAAAAGAAGGCCAATAGAACAGTTGTTGTAGTTATCGGAGAAGCCGACAGGAGTAATGGTTGCGTGCGCTGAAGCCCACCGGATCGAATCATGTTCTTTGTCTGTTAGTGGGACCCACCGACCGAGGAGATTGGGACCACAAAGTTCTGCTGTAACTTTATTGGTTGATGTCAATCTGATTTGGGCATTAATCGGCAAGTGGAGTTGTTTAAGAGCGGACACGACTACACCGAATAAGACGGGTTTGAGTTTGCTTTAAATTGGAATGTACTCGTCTCGTGTCGAGCTGGACCTTCCCCAAACCCCACCACTGAATAGAATATGCTGCGGAGCATCTGTGTAGACGGTAGAGCGATGTTGAACGGTTGATTCGGTCATTCATCTCGATAATCAATCTCAATAATCACTGGCTCAGATCTTAATCGAGTAATAAACGATTGAGATTTGTATTTACTTAGATTCGATCCTAGCCATacgtgccgagatgaacggccagaTCGACATTTCTTCACCTACTTGGCAAGGAGCTGCTCGGCAGCATTCCCATGCCCTTCTTATCAACCAATTGTTGGGTGACCCGAGTACCACGTGGTATTGCTCcgggatattttttgaaaatgaaagatcGTAATCAGCAATCACACAGTGAGGTTCAATCTTTATTTCTTAATTATACAGCAAAATAATGTTCCGATCGTATAATCTGTTACTGCATAAATGGTTTTGAGTTCTATGTAAGTAACACAAGACGTGGTACTTCGGGAACACTAAATaattacttctttattttttttaatcggtcTTAAGCTACGATATAAACCGCAAAAATTAATACCTTAATCTACGATTGGATTTGGCAAATTGAGTAAAGTTAAATATACTATAATCTCGTTTGACCTTGAGTATTAAAATGGTAACAAGAACTAAATCTCGGGTGGAATCATAGAATACTATTCCGCGTGGCGATGGCGGAATCTACAGCCGGCAAAGACGCCAGCTCCACCAAACTTGGCGAGAATATTTTAGAAGAAATATGTACATGATTGTTCTTATActgttaataaattttattttaaaagtaaagttATATCACATTGTCTACTAATAATATCTCAATTTCTGTCATAGACAATAAAATTAAGTGCATGGATATTTTAATTGGCTAAAGGAAAAGAACACATAAAGCTGGCTATCATCGGTACTATAATTGTTATGACATTTATTCGGGTCCATTTATAATTATGGATCACTTTCACAAACGCAGCGCGCGCATCAGATTTGCACGTGGGCGCATACAAACTCCGCACTCCCTGGCGAAAATTTGTTGGACAGTCCTTGTTAAGGGTTATTGTCGGGTAGGCCCAATCTGCTAAGTCACTCTCCAAATCCGCCCGTGGATTGAGCTGagtgggtttttttctttttgtggccGGGTAGGCCAGATTGTGTTTCTTAagttgaagcccaagcccgcccacgggTTAGCTCAATTGCCAGGTTGGCGGGCCAAAGTTCGGGTGGGCTACGGGCCGGGTCtcataaaaaaatgtatattatATTAGTGCGATAAAAAATGTTCTCTGTCTATAATATTAGCACCCAACACTTAATACAGTCATACACATTATATATTGTTGtatttattatatattataGCATTGAGAGCATAAAAAGAACTTCTCCAGCTGACAAGGCTTCTACAGCCAATCACAAATGCATAGGGCACCCCACGCACATCTCTAGTCTTTCAAGATCAgacttttgtttctctttctcggTAAAtgaacttcttcttttctttatttgcttaGTGAAGCATAATAAATTAGTATAGTTGGTGGTAGTGGACTAAAGTAAAGCATAATAAATTAGTATAATGGGCTGGCTGTCGGGCAGGTCAAGAAAAAATACTTAGGCCTAAGCCCGCCCATTGAAAACTATGGGCTGGGCTAGTCAGCCCAACGGGCGGGCTCTAACCAGGTAAAAGCTTGGCTGATCGCGGCCTCCGAGCTAAATGATGACCATTAGTCCTTGTATGTTCACCACCCGGCAACACCACACATTTCTGCAACTCGGGTTTGTTACTTATTTTGTTATAACAACGTAGTTTTCACTAGCTAGATGCCTAGATGTATATCTCTGTTGCATAGATTCTGAAGGAGAAACAATGGAGATTTCGCTGGAAGAAGAAAATCAATACGCGTACTGATTCGGGTAATGCCTTCACCTCATCCAGCATCTTATTCGCTAGCTTAATTATAAAGTTTCTTTTGagcatgtattttttttttatttttaacaaagGAACAACCCTATAGTTAGGCCACTAAATGGATCCGATTACGCAACTCAAATTAATATCCGGGGAAACTAGAGCGGTGACACCAGTCACGGCCCCCCACTTACTTCAGGGTACTTACCCGGTGGAGAATCAAATCTCAAACCTTGAAGAGTACTCCCAAAGCCTAAATATCCGTCCGAACCCCTGGATCAACCCCGGGTGTGTTCTTTTGAGCATGTTATATTTCCTTAAATATAAATGATTCGGGTTATTAGAGTTGTGCAGTAGACAAGCATGCATTTGAGACTTGAGTTAGTGTCTATCTTGTTCTCagtttggcatccttggtaatCGCtaacaattgttttttttctttttttatcggcaattgCTCACATTGTTTTGTACATGTTCTCGTGTGCATTAGTTGTTTATTTGTCTagatgaaatctgagccgtcAGATAAGGCAAAGGGGTAAGTTTCTTGTAGTTAAAAAATTTAAGCCGAAAAAGTGTGGGCTTGTCTTGTAAGAGTCCAATCTAAAGGCCCGCTACAATTAGGTTGGTAGGCTGGTGTTTGATATCAGCAAGATCAATTGAGATGGGTTTGGGCTGGGTAAGTCCATGATGAGTTTGAATAGAGTTGGGCTGAATTTTTTCCACTAGAGTTCGCGTTatattttctggtatttttgttcgtctattttaaaattatatatgtcaaattcaaattttattttttggatgaatCACTCCTCTCAACTAGAgaagtctaaaaaataaaaagtgatgacgaaaagcaaaaaaaaagtttactaaagacaaaaaataccaaagagccagtaaatttttttttttttacagtgtCATCTTTCAACTTCGATCCACATTTGTATACTTTTCAGATTGTTCTTGTCAAGACAAAcatttaatccaaaaaattacgacgaagagctaaacaaaaacaactaaagcaagttttgtttaaaaaaaaataccgaacACAAAAATGTTAGCGTGAAATAGGATTTAACGCAAACTAAATCCATGATTAGGATTTAATGCAAAAGCCCAAACTTGTTTCGGATAATTTGTTTAAAGTCCAGGTAATGGGTTAATTATAGGGGTCAGTGTAGTCACCAATTTTAATTGATCTTCATTATATCCTGCTCAatatgaaattttgaattgtggGCAATGTAAGTCTGCCAATTGGTTTATAtagccactctctctctctctctctctctctctctctctctctctctctctcaaaagcaCAAGATTCACCCATGGACGCAAAAAAGGGTGTTTGCATGTCTTATTGGCTTACTTTGGGTATGAATTTGGACACAATTCTAATAGGCATGAGACACATAAGAACTCGTGAATGGACGTGGAAATGTCCTTCGAAAATGGTAAGATCTTTGGTGAAAAAGCCAAAAGTAAGTAGTAATGGGAAAATTCTAGCGATAAAATTTCACCCTGAAAGAAGATGTTTCGAGGGCCGATTAAAGTTGGCGGAAATATTCCTACCATTATGTCCGGTTTCCGATTCAAATATGATAATATGACACAACAAAAGAATTGGACGAAATAAATAAACGACCATCTTGAAGGGGATTGAAAGTCATGCCGATTGCACaatcagaagaaaaagaaaaaaagtcatGACACAAGGTTGGCAGGCTAAAAATGAGTAAATTACAATCTGGAGTCCAACTGGGGAACGTGGGATGTTGCCGAGCATCTTCCTATGGAGCAGGTGCATATCGATCGATTCGGTctttcatctcggcaatcgacgTTTAGATCTTAACCAAGTAATAAATCATTCAAATTTGTATGCGCTTATATTCAGTCTGAGCCATCCGTGCCTGCATGAACAGCTGCTCGGTACTACTCTATAGAAAGATGCTCGCCAACATCCCGATCCGGACTGGGGTATCCCTATTTATTACGTTTGAAAAGGATTTGGAGAAAAGTCATATTTGGTATGCTGAGATCCAGAGCCTGCTTTAAACTCTAGTCGTTGCATTAATTTTCTACACAATTTGACCGTTCTTGCACGGACAACCGTGTACTGAAAACCCAAGCTGTACGGACTTATCCAATAATGCAAGACTTTGACTGTTGCCGACTAGCCGGGCAAAATTATTCGACAGCGGGATCGGATCCTCCGATCCTCTCCCGAGTTTTGGACCGAAGAAAACAGTATAAATCTGGAAATTAATAATGCGGATCTACTTTAAAATTCTTTCTGCTaagaattcaattttttctaGCGAAGAGTCATAGAACTTGTATTTATAGCCAATAtatcgttaaaaaaaaaaaatttgggttctcttcatacaaaatgaaatgaaacgGGGAAGTATGATGGtttatttagaaaaaagaaaagctgtAAAAAAGAGGGAGAATAGACCATGTGTTGGGGGTTGCCGACTATTACcgaaatttttttggttgcaaatcGGATATCACGTGGTATTCGTGTAACACATTTGAGCTGTCTAAACAATGTAACCGATGGCTCGGTTGAAACAATcttgtccttttcttttttaaattcgtTCAGTACCTTTCAATACGAGTAGTTGGTTGTATTTTTAGACGGCTTGAATATGCTACACAAGTACCACGTTAGTCCGTATCGTATCTGCACTCAAAAATTTCTCGACTTTTACCACCCTTGTGGCCCAGTCCATTTGGGTTGTTGCATGGCCCATCTGTCGGTGACcatttaaaaaaagagaaagaaatttaCACTATTTTCAAAAGGAAGGATGGGAGTAAAAGAATAGGAAGTGTCGATAAGAGAGGATTCAGTAGTCATATAAGTCCAACTGAATCACTTCAAAATAATACTGTCAATATCAAATAATTCGTTAACCACGTCTCGTGCCCGGCTCATTGCGGTACGATGGGTCTAGCGGTCGCATAAAATTAACTATATATGATCCCGTACACTAGTCGAACTTATCCCCTGAGCTCGGTCGAGCTTGTTAATGAACCAATCGAATCCATGGTTGCTGGCCTGTATCACGATTTTTGAACAAaagtttattttctctctctcctattcgTGAATGCTGTAAGCATGACAGAATGTGGCATGGCACTGTGATggtttgaggagagagaaaatagtgaGAGTAATCCATGCGCGTTTCTAGTACAGATAATCATATGGCTATGCTAGATTTCTTATGTGCATTGATTTTGGCGCTCTCTACACGGAACTTTCCTCCTCCAGCTACCAACATGATCATAGTAGAAGCCATCAATTAATGTTTCtttccccccacccccccccccccccctttttttttaaaaacccgGATGTCGATCGAAAGTTCCTTTAGTCGCACAAATATTGTGTTATATTATGTCAAATGAAGAAGTTACATCGTCGTACTAATAAGAATATTGTTCTTCTGATAATATCTTAGTTCTTGGATTG
The sequence above is drawn from the Rhododendron vialii isolate Sample 1 chromosome 6a, ASM3025357v1 genome and encodes:
- the LOC131331078 gene encoding probable 1-acyl-sn-glycerol-3-phosphate acyltransferase 4, whose translation is MEVCPALNSNDGLKHRKLTPFRIFRGLICLVLLLSTAFMFLVYFGPIAAVLLRFLSIHLSRKTTSLLFGLWLSLWPFLFEKVNKTKVIFSGETVPPMERVVLIANHRTEVDWMYMWDLALRKGCLGYIKYVLKSSLMKLPIFGWGFHILEFIPVERKWEIDEPILREMLSTFANPLDPLWLAVFPEGTDFTEQKCKRNQKFAAENGLPVLKNVLLPKTKGFYTCLEILRGSLDAVYDITIAYKHRCPSFVDNLCGVDPSEVHIHVQRIPIKDMPLSESEVATWLINAFQHKDELLSQFVAEGHFPQQGTEGELSTLKGLVNFSVVVALTGIFVFLTFCSSIWFKIYISLACAYLSFATYLNFRPLPVLGIGKPMLCNEKPKKL